The nucleotide window CACGACGCTCCGACGGCCGACCCGGGTGCCGGTGCGGCCGATGTGGCGGAACTCCGCGGGGGTCCGGACGCGCCGGTCTCGGGGCAGCACGGCGCGCGTCAGCCCTGGAGGCGCCTGATCAGGCGGACAGCTCCGCGCGGTTCTTGCCGCGGCGGGCGGAGAGGATGGCGCGGCCGGCGCGGGTGCGCATGCGGGCGCGGAAGCCGTGCTTGCGGGCGCGGCGGCGGTTGTTGGGCTGGAAGGTGCGCTTGCTCACTGTGATCACTCCACGACGTGTTGTGTGTGCCTGCGACCGCCGACCTGAACAGGTGAACCAGGGGGATGGACCGGTGAGGCTCTGACATGAAATCCCCGGCGGGCACGATGGATCGACAGCCCGGGGGACCAGGCAACTCTAGTTCCCACGGACGCGCGGGTCAAACGGGTGCGCGGGCGAGCCCGGGCGCGCGGGGCGGGCGGGCGGGGTCGTCCACAGGAGGATAAGGGTTGTCCACCGACTGTGCACAACCCTGTGGACAGTCGCTAGACTCCCCTCACCGAGTCCGAAGGACGCCGTTCGCCGCAGTCTTCTCACCTTTGGTGGGCTGCCCCAGGAAAGGAAGTCTCC belongs to Micrococcus sp. 2A and includes:
- the rpmH gene encoding 50S ribosomal protein L34 gives rise to the protein MSKRTFQPNNRRRARKHGFRARMRTRAGRAILSARRGKNRAELSA